ATACTGGGGTTTGGAAGTACTTCCCAGATGATGTCGCGGGCCGCGGAAGTATCTGCGGAGCTGGCAAGTTTTGCTAGGGAATCGGCTTGGGCATTTTGGGATCGTGGAATGTGCTCCAACGTGAACTTATCAAACTTTGGAACAAAGTCCTTCACTTGCTGCAGATACATtttcatgctatcatctttaGCCTCGAATTCCCCGTTTACTTGCCCCACTATTAATTGGGAGTCCGAGAATGTGGCCAATTCTTTAGCCCCTGCCTCATAGCAGATTTTCAGCCCCATCAGTAATGCTTCATACTCGGCCTCATTGTTGGATGCCGCGAACTCAAAtctgaccgccctttccatgcggaccccggcggaagacACAATGAGGAGCCCGGCCCCACTTGCCGATTGTGTGGAAGACCCGTCTACATACAATTTCCATTCTCGATTTAGTTCAGCAGGAGGGGGGGAAGTGCTTTCAGCAATAAAGTCAGCCAAGGCTTGTGCTTTAATTGCCGTTCGAGGCTCGTACTCGATGCCGAAATCTgctagctggtttgcccaatctgtgacACGGCTCGATTTGTTTTTCCCTTTAAGAATCTTTTTtaaaggttgatcagtccggacAATGATCGGGTTGGACTGAAAGTATGGCTTCAATTTCCTGCTGGCCATCACTATCGCAAATATGACCTTTTCCACTTCGCAATAGTTCCCTTCTGAGCCGCGGAATGCATGACTCACATAGTATATTGGGAGCTgcttcttttccctttccgccACAAGCACTCCGGATAACGAGTATTCGGAGACAGAGACATATAAGACTAGCTTTTCCCCGTTGATgggcgaaactagttttggcaaggCCGATAGGTGCTCCTTAAGCTGGCGGAAAGACTCTTCTGCTTCCGCGGTCCATTCGAATTTTTGTTGCTTTATCGTTTTGAAGAAAGGCAAGCATTTGTCCGCTGACTTTGAAAGGAATCTTCCTAGTGCAGCTATACACCCCGTGAGCTTTTGCACTTCTTTTACGGAGGTGGGGGATCTCATGTTTTGAATGGCCTGAATCTTATCTGGATTTGCCTCGATGCCCCGTTCGTCTACCAAGAAGCCGAGACATTTTCCTCCGGTGACCCCGAACACGCACTTGTCCGGATTGAGCTTCATCTGGTGTTTACGGAGGGTATTGAACGTTTCACGCAAATCCGCAGCGTGCTGAGTTGCGTGCTTGCTTTTTGTTatcatgtcatccacgtatacctctaaattccgtccaatctgagattggaaaACCTTGTTTACCATCCTTTGATAGGTGGCTCCAGCATTTTTTAACCCGAAGGGCATGACTTTGTAGCAGTAGACACCCATGCTagtaatgaaggccgtgtgtGTTTGGTCCTCCGGCGCCAATTGAATCTGGTGATATCCGGCATTGGCATCTATGAAACTTAGTAGCGCATGGCCTGCTGTGGAGTCCACCAGGCGATCTATTTTTGGAAGTGGATAGTCGTCCTTGGGGCAGGCCTTATTCAAATCCGTGAAATCGACACACATCCTCCATTTGCCATTTGGTTTCTTCACGAGGACGACATTGGATAGCCAATCGGAGTATTTGCATTCTCTAATAAATCCGGCTCTCAACAATTTTTCAACTTCCTCTTTGGCGGCCTCAGTCCGCTCTTTTCCTTGATGCCGCAGCTTCTGCTTTACTGGTTTGTGGCCTGGTTTTatgtcaagtttatgacacATGACGCTagtagggatgccaggcatttcttccgtgctGAAGGCGAAGACGTCGCGAAACTCAGCAATGGTGGCCACGATTTCTTGTTTAATCGTACcaggaagatctttccctatcTTGACTTGCTTTCCCTCGAACATGTCTACTTCCTCGTATCTTTCTATGGGGCGAGGCCTTTCATGTGTGCTAGGGTTTTCCAtatacacgctcatgacagcgGGAGCGTCTTgatcttccctttcccttttggCGGGTGTCGCGGAATGTCCGCGCTTCAGAGTGTTTATAAGGCATTGGCGGGCCATTACCTGATCTCCCTTGAGGATGCCAACTTTCCCATCGTCCCGCTCGAATTGcagcaagagttgatgagggaagattGCAGCTTTGATCTTGTTAATGAGGGGAAGtcccatgatggcgttgtaAGGGAAAGTGAGATCCACTACCGTGAAACGTATGGGCAGGGACctgctttcatttctttctcCCACGCgcacggggagaatgatcgttcCTAGCGGAATGACCTGACTTCCCCCAAACCCGATCAGCGGCTTATCTAGGGGCTGCAAGTGCTTTTcctcaaacttcatttttctcaagcactccattgtaatgagatcagccgtgcttccggtatccacgagtacccttttgactttcatctgtccgattttgagggtgaccaccagagggtcagtaTGGGGCTGTTGCAGTGTTTGAGAGGTCGTAGCATCAAATTTCATGACCGGCCCGTTGGTTACGGTCGTTGTCGGTCTTTTCAACAGAGTATGGACACTGTCTTTCGCGGCGCGGACGGTAGGATATTCCTCGGTATatcctccaaaaatcatgttgatggtCCCTTGTGTATGGGAACCTTCGCGCCTTGCCTCTTCCCTCTTGGGGGATCCGCGTCTTTGATTCCACGGCCTTCTGTTTGCTCCTCCTCCCGTGTCATAGTCCCTCTTGTTGAGGAACCTGGAAAGCTTTCCTTCATCGGCCAGCTGATGCAAGATACGCTTGAGTTCGCGACATTGGGCGAGGgtatggccgtgctctttgtggtagtcACACCACAAATTGTAATTGCGCCTGTCGGAAGGAGTGGCAGtgggaggtggagttggcaacttGTCGCGAACGGCAAAGAAAATATCCCTTCTGTTTCGATTAAACATCGGGTCATTTCCTCCGTCTAACAAATTGCGTGTTCTGGATTCCCCTGCCGTGGTATAAATGTGATGGGAACGCGGGGGTCCCATGTCTGAAGGGGGCGTGGGACGACGCGGCGTGTAATTTCTTTCCCTCCTCGACTGGTGCTCTTCTCTGTTCCTCGAGGATTGGTGGGGAGTTGCGACGTCTTTCTTGTCAGACTTCTGCCTCTTggggtcatgtgcctgacatacctcggaggccgtgacataactttgacattgcttcatggcctccgcatATGTCTTCACCTGGCTTTCCACCAACTGGAACTtgagcctttgagccttcattccattGATAAGGGCGTTTAAGGCGACTGATTCCTCTAAATCCGTCACCTCTAGCACCGCTTCATGGAATTTCTTAAGATAGGAGGATATGGATTCTCCTTCCAATTGAGTGATACTAAGtaggtggaagtttgatttctcctgccttcttgagGCTATAAAGTGGCCCAGAAATTTGCCTTCTAGTTGGGCAAAATTGTGGATACTCCCTTGTGGAACggaggtgtaccacgtcaaggctgctcccgtaagagtagttgggaagaatttaCACCATAAGGAAGGGTTGGTAGTGTGCAGCACCATCAAATTCTTGTACGCCATCAAGTGTTCTTCGGGGCACGACGTGCCATCAAACGCTGCCatatttgggatttttattttccCCGGGTGGGAATGTTTAGTATTTCAGGAGCCATTGGAGAGATTATCGGCGTAGGATCTCCAGAGAGGATATTGACCTCGACTTCGTTCCGCGGCATGGTTACAGGACTCGCTGGATGGCTAGATCCTACCAGCTGCGCCCTCTTCCTTTCTTGCCTCCGTCGATCCACCAGCGACTGGATGCTTTCGGATGCCTTATGCTTTTTGCTTTCTAAATAAGTACGGGCATCTTGAGAGGCGGTTTTAGACTCTCTGTCTCTAGGATCACTTTTGCTGAGGCTTGCGTGAGTCCTTGATCTCTCCCGTCGCCTCTTGTTTCTCTTACTGGAACGTGACATCTCCGAGTTCCCATCCTGAGATTCGTGGGATTTGGGTGTCTCGTTAGGGGGCTCGATCCGTTCCCgcagattttttatttgatccgcCATATCCTCCAATACTTGTTGCGGAGCAGGATTATTGTTATTCATGACGGCGCGGAGCTGTTCGGAAAACGcagcagtgaggtttcgtgctagcatgtccagatcacggcgggTCACGGCCTGATTGTTGGCCTGACCTgcagaagtgtctgtatctgtgctatgcacggttgcGGTTTGTGTTGGGTTTctttgggagccatgacttttttgTTTaactccccacagacggcgccaaactgtttcggtgatgaaacgaggaagtgcaaaagacacttaaaatacctggagataggtagAAGTGTAATCAAGAGGAGCAACTCGTAGGAGGAAGTGACTTGAGTTCCTGCAAAACAActcgttagccttgtccggggggtgatctcccggaaaacccctccgacgctcaagttagaacgtggatatgagaatatgGTACAGAATGAATACAAAAAGATGCAGTGGGTGATGTTATTGGAAtgttggtaggctaatgaagaGGAGTATGAGCAAGGATGCTTAAGAGGGTTATTTTCAGATGCCTCCCCCTCTCTTGATGgcagcccctatttataatggtgaggaagggaagttaCATCGGAGAGTGGGagttgaagatcatgggagacATGGGCAGTCAATTCCCATGGAGAAAGGATTATCATACAATTAAGGGGAAGTTATCTTTGAGGAGAAGTGGACtaacatgggagtagtgggaggaggactaacatgggagtagtgggcaGTTATCAATCTTGAAGTAAGGAGATCCATGCATTGTGGAAGAATGGGAAGTTGCTTTACGGGAAGGTAGTTTAAGGCATTGAGAGGTTACCAattcatgggccattcaagggagATGGAAAACCCAGAAGAAGGCccgttgaccgaaagtcaaatTCAACCCgaaaggtcaaggggtatttaagtaatataacgttaattattaaataaattaataaaagaataaatattaccatgacaaattaaatacaaagataaataaatatacaCTTGAATACAAGTCTACAACTAATCAGTTattttccatattttatttacttttcatTTTTCGATTTTCAGTTTTCAGTTTTTAGgaaaactaaaaatcaaaaatggaAAACCAAAGAGAATGGTATTTACTTTTAgtgtttagtttttaaaatcattatatGTTTACAATAAAtttgactaattttttattCCTCACTAGCTAGGACATATATCATATtactttaaaatttcaaaatcataaaACAGAAAACCGCAatagttttgttttttctttaccAAACATGTATCCCTTTTTTcgtattttaaaaacaaaaatcttGCTAAAAAAACGCTCTAGGATCATCTGTTAATAATgatataaattcaatttaaaaagtaaaagaaaatatattttaaattatggattATATAAGCACTAGATAGATTTCCGTGTAAATCAtgaatgtaaaaaatatttacttatataaatatattaatattaatttataaaattaattcatttcataaatttaatcattaaatctttgtattttttataataatagaaTTGACAAAGcaaagaaataatttattatacaattatatcaaaacatatatgtgtaaaaatagacaaaaaaatcaccatcaatcaataaaattttatcaaattgattattGTTAAGCAATATTATATTGATGAAATCACCCAAGTCAGTGTACGTcaatagtttttattaaattttaaaacatacAATTTTAACATGCAATAGAATACTTTGtttattatagaaaattattcttttttttttatgatcccATCATTAAAAGATTTTAGATTTTCCATCAATATggagtataatattttaatttaatttgaagatttttattatgtatgattataaatatttttaagagaataataaaatatataaacagaatataaaatataatataaattttgagcttAAATTTATAATCATGTATGAttataaaatgtttttaaagaataataaaatataaactgaatataaAATACTCCCtgctattcaccttaagagtcccatttgacttttcacggatttaaggagagtcaaaagtgggaccctaagggtaggaaagagggTGAtttaatgagtttttaatgtaagggaggaaaattagtatgggtaatggagggtataattgaaaataggataaagctactaaggccataaaagtcaaaaacccataccaaaaatagaattgggacaattaaggtgacttgaccataaaagaaaatgggacacataagctgaataggagggagtataatataaattttgagcttAAAATTTATGTATACGAAAATTGTGcatatgaaaattgaaaattaaattattttatttatctttttatgatggttcacttcttttttttttttgtcaaacgaTTTTCTattaacataaaacaaaaaccTTTACAAATAGGGTATAAACTCAAATATCCAAGGTTCTCCCTATTAATTGCATCAGTGTAAAAGTGGGGACCACCTTCTAGGAAGAGTTTCCCCACCTCACTCTTCATTTGCACAGGAGAAGCCGGGATATCTCAAAAAAGCCATACACGACGTTACAAGAATTTGGCTTAAATAGCTAAGACAAAAGGACCAAGCAAAGCAACAAGCAAAAAGGCTCAACTACAAGTTCCTCAACTAGAGTGCAGGGGCCCCATTTGGAGATAGAGAGGCGAATCTGATTTTGGAATCAGCTTTGATGGTGTCTACTATCCTCCCTACTATCATTACCTTCTTCTGCCATACCGCATCGTTTCTTACTTTCCAGATAGCATATACAAGGTTGCAGAAGATTGCAGCTCTGAGTTGCGATTTTCCTTGGATAAAAACCATTTTCGAAGTATGTCTTTCATGTTTCAAATGTTCCAGTTTACGCCCATCCAATTTATAAGTGCTTTCGTGCATTGAACGCTGAAGTTGCACTTGAAGAAGAggtgtttaagcgttttggtTTGTGTTCTACAAATGGGGCACAAATCATCATCCACCACACCAATGCTTTTGAGTCGTTGTTTTGTTTTGAGTCTTTCAAGGTATGCAAGCCAAACCACAAAGCGACTTCTGGGAATGACAGCTCGGTTCCACACTGCAGTAGCCCAATATACTTTATCTGTGGTCCCCATTAGATCTTTGTAGACGACATCGATGGAGTATTTCGGGTTTTCCATCCAGTCCCTCAGAGTTTCCTTCACCTCACACAGCTTTTCGATCACCTAGCTCGTAGTGATGGGCGCATTAAAGAGATCCCATTTTCCACCTTTTATATACACCTCATGTATCCACTTTACCCAAAGGGAGTCCTGCATTGTGTTGATGTGCAAGCTATTTTTCCTACATCTGCTAAGAATTCCGAGCCCACCTTCCTTTTTAGGCCTGTAGACATTCTCCCAATTCACATTTCCTGGAGCTTCGTTGTCTGTTCCCCCGTACCAAAGCTATGAGCGACACACAACATTGTTCTGTTGTCTGGTTCACTTCTTAATGAAACAAACTTTGATTTTAATTAAGGAAAACCAAAGAAATGAGTAAGAAATTACTCAACTCATAATACCCTACTAAATAAACGGAAATATCATTTGTGAAGTTAAGAAATCATATTTATGTGGTAAAATTTGATAGAGTGagagttttgtgattttaatttaccctttttaattttgttttttttattattactattattattattattattattattattattattattattattattattattattattgtggtgatCTACAAATCACGGGGTTATTGATTAGGGATTATTGACTAAATAAATCTCAAGAATAAATTAGATTAGATAATTAGAAATtaagtacttcctccgttccaatttacttgcaacgtttgctttttcacgcagtctaatgcactaattcaaccttagatatctctaattataaatcataaaaagttataaacatttaatatcaataatttttgcaataagacgaatcaaataagatttcacttgattatattttaaccaacaaattaaaaactaatcacaaattaaaaataatgaatgaactgTCGAAGTAATTTAAAACGAAGAAATTGCTCTAAATAATGAATCTTTTTAGCTATATTTCCGTCCCCTTCAAATTAACAAAATCCGGGAAATCAAATCTCTTACCTTTTCTGTCCGATTTCCTCCCAATTTCCAGATTTCCATGTCCGATAACAACTCTTTTCTTTTCCCCCAAAATTTCTCTCAGTTTTCAGTTCATTCAAATACCATCAAACTCAGTAATCAGTAGGTACCAGAAAGTGACAATTAATCAAACTTACTCATTCTTAAATCCTACGTTTTCCTTTCATTTCTTCCTACTTAACATCACCAATCGCCATTGTTATACCTTCAGACCTTCTAAATTTTCATAcctcaaaaaattgaaaatgaagcAACTTTCATTGCTTCAGCAGCAAGCTACAAATCGTAGGAGTAACAGTTTTAGATCAATTGATAATTCAGTTGACGGAGCAATTAAATCTCCAGCAACGTTATTTTGGCTGATTCTTCATGGATTATGTTGCTTAATTAGTTTGATTTTAGGTTTCCGATTTTCTCGAttagtttttttccttttattttcacCTACTTCATCACCTCCTAACTCTCCTTCTCTTACGATGCCGTTTTTGAGAACCCTAGAAAAGCAGTCTCCGGAGATTCTTCAACCTCCGATTCCGAATAATCGGACGGCTGGTAGTCGAGTTGTTGTTGGGCGTCACGGGATCTTGATCCGACCATGGCCCCACCCGAATCCGGAAGAGGTGATGAGAGCGCATAGGATTTTGGAGAGAGTTCAGAAAGAGCAGAGGTTACAATATGGTGTGAAGGAGCCTAGGAGTGTTATTGTGGTCACTCCTACTTATGTTAGGACTTTTCAAGCTCTTCATTTGACCGGTGTTATGCATTCTCTTATGAATGCTCCCTATGATGTCGTTTGGATTGTCGTTGAGGCTGGTGGACCGACTAATGAGACAACGAATTTGATTGCAAAGTCCGGGTTGAAGACTATTCATGTCGGGTTTGACAGAAAGATGCCGGTTACTTGGGCAGATCGTCATCGGGTTGAGGATCTTATGAGGGTCCAAGCATTGAGGTGAGttgtttgtttttaatttaatttcattgaaATTGTTTATGAGAATTAGATACATTTATCTGCAAATTGGATACATTTATCGTAGTATTTACTTTGGCTTTTATTGCTTGCAATATgctatttatgtatatatttgtatcAATGTCCGAGGGAATTGGATACATTTATGGATATACGCATACTATGATATGGATATAATAAGCGTATAACTGCATATTATGCAGATTGTTTTATTTCAGATTTTCAACTTGGATGAGAATACATACTATGGATGTATGCATAAAACTAGAATTTTGAATGTGAAATGCAAGAATTAAATATTACGTATTTAAGCATACGACTCGTACTTTGGTCCGTGCAATGCAAGAAGCCAGGAATATGCATTTATTTGATAATTCGATAGTATGAAATATGAACGCAAGAATGTAATTTTTGCTTTGGTTCTTTGTAATgctagtactattattactggGATCCAGTAGCAACATTATAAGCTATTGAACTACAAGTGGAAGCGAAAATAGTAAACAAAGTTCAAATTCTTCGATGGGTAAATAAAAAGAGAGacgtgaaaaaaaaataagaattccaaaaaaaaaaaagaaataagaataaaattaaattattctatgttgaaaataaatatagaaaaataagGGAATGACATGGCATCCTTGAAATGTTTGAAAACTTTATATTTTACGATAATTGCAttgatataaattttaattgttttagttATATCCTTGGCATCTACCgtaaatgaaaaatatgatttgATTCAAGTAAATTATTAGTGGTAAAAGATTTAAGATTGAAGTTTGTTGTTGGTGGCTTTTTGGTGATGTGACAGATTGGTGAGAGACCGAAAATTGGATGGTATAGTTGTTTTTGCGGATGATAGTAATATGCACAGTATGGAGTTCTTTGATGAGGTACAGAAAGTGAACAAGGTTGGGGCTCTGTCTGTTGGGATTCTTGTGCATTCAGGGGATCCTAACGAGCCTTTGCAAATAGAAAAGACAGAGAAAGAAGAAGGTTCGTTGCCTGTTCAGGGTCCAGCATGTAATTTATCAGAAAATTTAGTAGGTTGGCACACTTTTGATGCAAGTCCTTATGTGGAGAAGAGTGCAGTTTATATTGGAGATATAGGCACAATTTTGCCAAGAAAGACGGAATGGGCTGGGTTTGTGTTGAATTCAAGGTTATTGTGGAACGATAATGTTGATAAGCCGAAATGGATGAATGAGCTGAATACTTTGGCTGATGAGAGCATAGAAAGCCCTCTATCGTTGCTAAAGGACCCTTCTGTTGTTGAACCTCTAGGAAGCTGTGGTCGCAAGGTTTTGCTTTGGTGGCTTCGTGTAGAGGCTCGTGCCGACAGCAAATATCCTTCTGGGTTAGTTTCTCTCAACCTTTGCTGTATTTTGCAATCTTTTGATGATTTGAAgttgttttaattttagatttaaCTTCCCTCTATGCTAGTTTGTTTTAATTTTGCAATCATTTGTTGTCTGCTAGTTTGTTTTGTAGAGTCCAGAATAGATGTTACTTTATAATAAAAGCTTGAAATGTGTTATTACAATCATGTAAGTTCTTATTGTATTGGTGCATCTTATTTTGCCAGGTGTTTCATAGTTTATTATGAGTTAACTTCCTTTTAGTAGTTAACGGTTGTGTCACGCTTTCAACCTTCCTTAATTTTATGGTGGCTGGATATTATTtgctaaatttttgtttttactttaGTAAACCATTGTTTTTTTTGTAGAGTGAATCGGTAACAACCTAAACCCCGAGTTTAAGCATAAAAGCTTGGGGtagaaaagaacaaaaaatatgTTGGGGCACACTTGAATATTTGAAGTAGACCATCTTAGAGTGGGTCTGTTCCccctaatttaattttagattgCTTCCATTCAGCACATATTTACCGTCTCATTTTTACTATTCATTCACTTTAGAttaattaagcttttttgcacttttggaTTCGAAGAAGCCCAAACCATAGTATATCGTATCAGTGGAGATGTAAATGTGTTCATATCTACTAATCCTTTACAACCTGTATCGTAAAAGGTTTAAAAATCGcgttttgatttgtttgaaggaattTATCTCATGGTCTTGCTAAAATTTGACGGTAAGATGCGTGCATCACCATGTTGCATCTTCTTATTGCAATTGTGACTAGagtcttttttttattcattaatgCCCTAACTCGAGGTGATACAAATAAAGAAACTATGATAATCAATGAACGATATTTAAAGTTCCTTGTGTCCTGGGGACAAATTGTTTGCTTTTCAAAGCAAGGATCTTAATTACGCCTTTAGCCTGGTCTTTCGTATCTTTGGAggtgttttcttttcttttgaaatATTGTCGGGAATTCTTTATTAAATGCACTTTTTGTGaaaattttccttaaaaaattgGGAGAAGTTGCTATTttcaatgtattttttttccaaaatgcCTTTTTCGAAAAATTGCCACTTATTGGATTACTTGTTGGTTTTTCTTTTCTccattttcacttttttttaaagctCGATATTTTAATGGCAAAGGATAGGAagggaaaagaaaataattattgcTTCCAATATTTGGAGTTGTTGTTAGTGGCAGACTCAAACATGAATATGCAAccccatttaaaaaaaatcaagggaTATTTCTCATGGTGTCAGCTAACATCTCATTGCAAGCTCTAAGTAATACATAAATAGCATATATTACGTGAATCGGTCAATGATACTTTTACTTGATCAAACTGCTTAAGTAGGATGCTGTGTTCATCAATAAGTGCTTAAAATGTAATATCGATTAACAGAGTAACAAAAACTTATAATTCATTATCACTTGTAGAACTACAGTGTCATGGAAGAAATCTTGTAAAACCTTTTACTTTGAGCTAAacctttattaaaataaaaaaatattaattttaaaatttatattttttgttgtcaCGTTGTTTTTTTACTctacaaattatatttttgtatcATAGAGATTGACTTTTGCTGATAAATCTTAGTTCAttgtaatgaaaaaaattttatcgCTTAATTTTGCAAGAATTAAATTGGATGATAATACTAATCCTTATGCTTTGAATAATTGTTACCTGGAACGACTTACGGTTTGGAAAGGGGAAGGGGAACGGGAACACGGAACGCAACCTAGATTGATTTGAAAACGATTGGGTACGAGAtacattatgtataaaatatatttttgaaaacaaaattaaaactaaaatgattaatttgctGTAAGAAATTATTTAcaagtgaattttttttttagatttctaGTTTTCATCTCGTTTTTATCtcccttcttttttctttactttgtaaatgaaggccaaaataccttttaaaaagGTTTTCTA
This genomic stretch from Amaranthus tricolor cultivar Red isolate AtriRed21 chromosome 9, ASM2621246v1, whole genome shotgun sequence harbors:
- the LOC130823664 gene encoding beta-1,4-xylosyltransferase IRX14-like, yielding MKQLSLLQQQATNRRSNSFRSIDNSVDGAIKSPATLFWLILHGLCCLISLILGFRFSRLVFFLLFSPTSSPPNSPSLTMPFLRTLEKQSPEILQPPIPNNRTAGSRVVVGRHGILIRPWPHPNPEEVMRAHRILERVQKEQRLQYGVKEPRSVIVVTPTYVRTFQALHLTGVMHSLMNAPYDVVWIVVEAGGPTNETTNLIAKSGLKTIHVGFDRKMPVTWADRHRVEDLMRVQALRLVRDRKLDGIVVFADDSNMHSMEFFDEVQKVNKVGALSVGILVHSGDPNEPLQIEKTEKEEGSLPVQGPACNLSENLVGWHTFDASPYVEKSAVYIGDIGTILPRKTEWAGFVLNSRLLWNDNVDKPKWMNELNTLADESIESPLSLLKDPSVVEPLGSCGRKVLLWWLRVEARADSKYPSGWVIDTPLEITVPAKHTPWPDIPPELPSTEKVITTEQNFAEEHAVKRPPKIRTKKRSSRGKKKREARVAETQFSLRQQGEQ